In Desulfopila inferna, a single window of DNA contains:
- a CDS encoding PAS domain-containing protein, whose protein sequence is MEISAYQDLLGSIKALAEIIREPLVILNAELQVLYVNDTFSRKFQTAESDTNARSFYELGNGQWNIAGLRKALNTILTDEAMFKDLRIDQTFPDIGRRIILLNGRRIDLEAGGKPIILLTLEDRTDTSEAGKAERERYGEHRKLVETFKAISTDVIYRRNLNTDKYDFISQAVEKLTGISSDTFTSFSLEDFLTRIHPDDVERIREDLVEIKEKRNFSGVLEFRFLAENGEYILLGDNFTVIQNKELNLNYWVGVLREISGYKSLENQVRMSEERLRLAVEAADLGTWDLDLITGTMIRSLRHDEIWGYSELQSEWGIKIARRHVLPEDRSMIKDAFAKAIKTGKLSFEARVRWPDGSIHWIAPQGIVHFDKQGKPIRVIGVVADITKRKQTESALEQARDRLQQQVRLFDGIASTTPDFVYVFDLLGRFIYANRRLLEVWGMRQPDIIGKTPRELGYEQWHHDMHMREIAEVIETKRPIKGEVPFRAPLTGIFGVYEYIFTPVIGPDGEVESIAGTTRDVTERKHEEEEQEKLIEKLELSNKELQGFTYSVSHDLRAPIRHMNIFAELLKKEAWPVLDEQSRSFLTTILKASGTMSTLADELLQFSRMGRIELNQTLVNLNAVIHDVILSHAADIKDRNVQWRIADLPQVWGDAAMIQLVFLNLIGNALKFTRSRPIAVLEIGFMVEETEYVMYIKDNGIGFDMQYYDKLFGIFQRLHGVEDIEGSGIGLANVARIVKRHGGRVWAEGKLNEGAVFYLAFPKEKMELNG, encoded by the coding sequence ATGGAAATTTCGGCATATCAGGATCTGCTCGGTTCAATCAAAGCTCTAGCGGAAATTATTCGGGAACCACTGGTCATACTCAATGCAGAGCTGCAGGTACTTTATGTAAATGATACTTTTTCCCGAAAATTCCAGACGGCCGAATCCGATACGAATGCGCGCTCGTTCTATGAGCTTGGAAACGGTCAGTGGAATATTGCCGGACTCAGAAAAGCGCTTAATACCATTCTCACGGATGAAGCGATGTTCAAAGACCTGAGAATCGATCAGACTTTCCCTGATATCGGCCGTAGAATAATACTGTTGAATGGCCGGCGTATTGACCTGGAAGCCGGCGGTAAACCCATTATCCTTCTGACACTGGAAGACAGAACCGATACATCGGAAGCTGGAAAAGCCGAGAGGGAACGCTATGGAGAGCACCGCAAATTGGTTGAAACCTTCAAAGCCATCTCCACGGATGTCATTTATCGCCGAAATTTGAATACGGATAAATATGACTTTATCAGTCAGGCAGTCGAAAAACTCACCGGGATCTCCTCAGACACATTCACATCCTTCTCTCTCGAAGATTTTCTCACACGAATCCATCCCGATGATGTTGAACGGATCCGTGAAGATCTTGTCGAGATCAAGGAGAAGCGAAACTTCTCAGGAGTCCTTGAGTTTCGCTTTCTGGCAGAAAACGGCGAATATATCCTGCTAGGCGACAACTTTACGGTTATTCAGAATAAAGAACTGAATCTGAACTACTGGGTAGGTGTCCTCCGCGAAATAAGTGGCTATAAAAGCTTGGAAAACCAAGTCAGAATGAGTGAAGAACGGCTTCGTCTTGCAGTGGAAGCGGCTGATCTCGGCACCTGGGATCTGGACCTCATTACCGGGACCATGATACGTTCATTGCGCCACGACGAGATCTGGGGCTATTCGGAACTCCAATCTGAATGGGGAATCAAAATAGCGAGGCGGCACGTGCTGCCCGAAGATCGTTCAATGATCAAGGACGCATTCGCCAAAGCTATAAAAACAGGAAAACTGTCTTTTGAAGCGCGAGTGCGCTGGCCGGATGGCAGTATCCACTGGATTGCCCCACAGGGAATTGTGCATTTCGACAAACAGGGGAAACCTATACGGGTAATAGGTGTAGTGGCGGATATCACCAAGCGCAAACAGACAGAAAGTGCCTTGGAACAGGCCAGGGATCGTTTGCAGCAGCAAGTGCGTCTCTTCGATGGAATTGCTTCCACCACACCCGACTTTGTCTATGTTTTTGATCTCCTGGGTAGATTTATCTACGCGAACCGAAGGCTGCTTGAGGTATGGGGTATGAGGCAGCCGGATATAATCGGTAAGACACCACGAGAGCTCGGATATGAGCAGTGGCATCACGATATGCACATGCGTGAGATTGCCGAGGTTATTGAAACCAAGCGTCCCATCAAGGGCGAAGTGCCTTTCAGGGCCCCGCTTACAGGCATTTTCGGCGTTTATGAATATATTTTCACACCCGTCATCGGACCAGACGGCGAGGTAGAGAGTATCGCGGGAACGACGCGAGATGTCACCGAGAGAAAGCATGAGGAAGAGGAACAGGAAAAGCTGATCGAAAAACTGGAATTATCGAACAAAGAACTCCAAGGCTTCACCTATTCCGTCTCTCACGATCTAAGAGCGCCTATCAGGCACATGAACATTTTTGCCGAGCTACTAAAAAAGGAGGCGTGGCCTGTTCTCGATGAACAGAGCCGCTCCTTTCTCACTACCATTCTCAAGGCATCCGGCACGATGTCCACACTGGCGGATGAGCTTTTGCAATTTTCCCGGATGGGGCGCATCGAGCTGAACCAAACTCTGGTGAATCTCAATGCTGTCATCCATGACGTCATATTGAGTCATGCTGCCGACATAAAAGACAGGAATGTTCAGTGGCGGATAGCCGATCTGCCGCAGGTATGGGGAGACGCAGCAATGATTCAGCTCGTATTCTTGAACCTGATAGGTAATGCCCTGAAATTTACGAGGAGCCGTCCCATTGCCGTTTTAGAAATCGGGTTTATGGTTGAGGAGACTGAGTATGTCATGTATATAAAGGATAATGGAATCGGCTTTGACATGCAATACTACGATAAACTCTTTGGAATCTTCCAACGGTTGCATGGTGTCGAGGATATTGAGGGGTCAGGAATCGGACTCGCCAATGTTGCGCGTATTGTCAAGCGTCATGGTGGAAGGGTATGGGCAGAAGGAAAATTGAATGAAGGCGCAGTCTTTTATCTGGCTTTTCCGAAGGAGAAAATGGAATTAAATGGATAG
- a CDS encoding 4Fe-4S dicluster domain-containing protein has protein sequence MRKQLAFMVDSKKCVGCYSCAMACKNQYHQEPGVVWRDLTPLSVEHYPHRERAFFSLACNHCAQPVCAEVCPVQAHIKREKDGIVVHTAEKCIYCHACIEACPYGAAKDNKVLERAEKCSMCVERVDAGLRPACVLGCPTKALTLVDLAKLNIAKAEQYPQGFGKHTELNPSTRFIRPSQPALVLAKKDS, from the coding sequence ATGAGAAAACAGCTGGCCTTTATGGTCGATTCCAAAAAATGTGTGGGGTGCTATTCATGTGCAATGGCATGCAAGAATCAGTATCACCAGGAACCCGGAGTGGTGTGGCGTGATCTCACCCCCCTTTCAGTTGAACATTATCCTCATCGTGAGAGAGCATTTTTCTCGCTGGCATGTAATCATTGTGCCCAGCCGGTATGTGCAGAGGTATGCCCGGTACAGGCACACATCAAGAGGGAAAAAGACGGAATTGTCGTACACACCGCCGAAAAATGTATCTATTGTCACGCCTGTATCGAAGCATGTCCCTATGGAGCGGCGAAGGACAACAAGGTTCTCGAGAGAGCGGAAAAGTGCAGTATGTGTGTTGAAAGGGTTGATGCCGGCCTCAGGCCTGCCTGTGTACTGGGATGTCCCACCAAAGCCCTGACCCTGGTCGATCTGGCAAAACTGAACATCGCCAAGGCGGAGCAGTATCCACAGGGATTTGGCAAACACACCGAGCTCAACCCTTCCACCAGGTTCATCCGGCCAAGCCAGCCGGCACTGGTCCTGGCCAAAAAAGACTCATGA
- a CDS encoding rhodanese-like domain-containing protein, which yields MRFLPVILAILLAATCSATASGYNYISPETLKSNIENGSEMIIVDIQIEDEFTTHHIKGSLPTYAYPAKSQSDTQKLDFAIRKHKETDEPLVIVCPRGAGGAKRSYDYLKEKGIDEDKLLILEEGMDGWPFPELTVTH from the coding sequence ATGAGATTTTTACCAGTTATCCTTGCCATCCTTTTGGCAGCAACCTGCAGTGCCACTGCGTCAGGCTACAATTACATTTCCCCGGAGACATTAAAGAGCAACATAGAGAACGGTAGCGAGATGATCATTGTGGATATCCAGATTGAAGATGAATTTACCACTCACCATATCAAAGGCTCATTGCCAACCTATGCCTATCCTGCGAAAAGCCAAAGCGACACCCAAAAACTTGATTTCGCTATCCGGAAGCACAAGGAGACAGACGAGCCTCTGGTAATTGTCTGCCCCCGCGGTGCGGGCGGAGCAAAACGCAGCTATGACTACCTCAAGGAAAAAGGCATCGACGAAGATAAATTGCTCATACTTGAAGAGGGGATGGACGGTTGGCCCTTCCCGGAACTGACTGTCACCCACTAA
- a CDS encoding trimethylamine methyltransferase family protein, translating to MSPPAETILEKGILLEKEARFKQAKALYEDILPHVTDETILEKVRLRIEDMDDLIAEKAVYRRIDENAKRVMTEIGMNIAENQVLMDILLEADGVDFDNETALFIPLKRSYIDHCLEQVPRHMPGDPGMNTFGTGATSPFLKRVGEEELRPANRKEYEQIIRLVTEQQDVVNIFSLPVACDKSISLFEVAQLMEKAYQGLKMITTNTMAADEVTFLQGKEHWIDGTSLIASLAPMNNMVEPFLLSARTGNNLLLIDQTIAGVSGAGSPESFLTQIHAQVMFMMMIAQTVNPGVLCVHGGIPSVTEAGGNLSYSSPHQTFINAALARVNTWITGFPSAQTGGSTSLNDVTPQAVSESELSRNSLRKYGVHIVRHAMGALGSLNFFSLEKFMEDCERERYSRKIFEEIPKNTGVIPLYFPGDDHALEGVREIAEKGNPKTAEHTLKNVDSFRQWEKIINEAAKKKLYYPQLNDTVIDAIKVREIAH from the coding sequence ATGAGTCCACCTGCGGAAACGATTCTGGAAAAAGGCATTCTCCTGGAAAAGGAGGCTCGTTTCAAACAGGCCAAAGCCTTATATGAGGACATCCTGCCGCATGTTACCGACGAAACTATCCTTGAAAAAGTTCGTTTGCGGATAGAGGATATGGATGATCTGATCGCTGAAAAGGCGGTCTACCGGCGTATCGACGAAAACGCTAAACGGGTAATGACGGAAATCGGCATGAACATTGCGGAGAACCAGGTTCTCATGGATATTCTCCTGGAAGCCGATGGTGTTGATTTCGACAATGAAACAGCGCTGTTTATCCCCCTGAAAAGAAGTTACATAGATCATTGCCTGGAGCAGGTGCCCCGTCACATGCCTGGAGACCCGGGAATGAATACTTTCGGCACAGGCGCGACGTCGCCCTTTCTCAAGCGGGTTGGCGAAGAAGAACTGCGTCCGGCCAATCGTAAAGAGTATGAGCAAATCATCCGCCTGGTGACTGAACAACAAGATGTTGTAAACATTTTCAGTCTGCCGGTGGCCTGCGACAAGAGTATCTCCCTCTTTGAGGTGGCTCAGTTAATGGAGAAAGCCTATCAGGGGCTGAAGATGATCACCACCAATACCATGGCCGCCGACGAGGTGACATTCCTGCAAGGCAAGGAGCACTGGATCGACGGCACCAGCCTGATTGCATCCCTGGCGCCCATGAATAACATGGTCGAGCCGTTTTTACTAAGTGCGCGCACAGGCAATAACCTGCTGTTGATCGACCAGACGATTGCCGGCGTGTCGGGCGCCGGCAGCCCGGAGTCATTTTTGACGCAGATCCATGCCCAGGTTATGTTCATGATGATGATCGCCCAGACCGTTAACCCGGGTGTTCTGTGCGTGCACGGTGGCATTCCCAGCGTGACCGAGGCAGGAGGTAATCTCTCTTACAGTTCACCCCACCAGACCTTCATCAACGCTGCCCTGGCACGCGTCAACACCTGGATTACCGGATTTCCTTCCGCTCAGACCGGAGGCAGTACCAGCCTGAACGATGTAACTCCCCAGGCCGTTTCCGAATCGGAATTAAGCCGCAACTCGTTGCGCAAGTACGGGGTGCATATTGTGCGGCATGCCATGGGCGCTCTCGGAAGCCTTAACTTTTTCAGCCTGGAAAAATTCATGGAAGACTGCGAGCGTGAACGGTATTCGAGGAAGATCTTTGAAGAGATCCCTAAAAACACCGGCGTTATACCTCTGTATTTTCCAGGCGACGATCATGCACTTGAGGGTGTTCGCGAGATTGCCGAAAAAGGCAATCCCAAAACTGCCGAGCACACCTTAAAAAATGTTGATTCTTTCCGTCAATGGGAGAAAATCATCAATGAAGCTGCTAAAAAGAAGCTTTACTACCCGCAGCTCAACGATACAGTTATCGATGCAATCAAGGTTAGAGAAATAGCTCATTGA
- a CDS encoding FAD-dependent oxidoreductase → MAEYSRLEIEVWHEWEFSAEGIRPDQPKWVTTTATQHFMPPQTTPLTNLFLAGSHTRTQAHVRSIEGAVESGRRAAKAIDSRVTVIDQHIPGWVRIISKIDDVFYAAKVPHVVDLTIVLLFSLGLLGLWYLV, encoded by the coding sequence TTGGCAGAGTATTCCCGACTGGAAATCGAGGTCTGGCATGAGTGGGAATTCTCCGCTGAGGGGATCAGGCCTGATCAACCGAAATGGGTGACCACTACCGCTACCCAGCACTTTATGCCGCCCCAGACTACACCGCTTACCAACCTGTTCCTCGCCGGTTCGCATACTCGGACCCAGGCCCATGTCAGGAGCATTGAGGGTGCCGTGGAAAGCGGCAGGAGAGCCGCCAAGGCTATTGACTCGCGAGTGACGGTGATAGACCAGCACATTCCCGGATGGGTCAGGATTATTTCCAAAATTGATGATGTATTCTATGCTGCTAAGGTGCCGCACGTTGTTGATTTAACCATCGTTCTGCTCTTTTCTCTGGGCTTATTGGGTTTATGGTACTTGGTTTAA
- a CDS encoding TorD/DmsD family molecular chaperone, whose translation MNRVNLLEAFRDFFYYGRKERLQQAYINIVAACKTDSDAEVIDWDQEEFIFNRLFIGPMTPTAPAVASIYLDPEGLIQGPVTAQVRSFYDSIGLGLEEVGREPEDSLAYELDACRHLLLLGVNIPDALELYHNFLHEHIALWVPDFTARAMKHCSESVAVRKVLILLSEWVENEICVTAQQKEMG comes from the coding sequence ATGAATAGAGTCAATCTCCTCGAAGCCTTCAGAGACTTTTTTTATTACGGCCGCAAAGAGCGGCTGCAACAGGCGTATATCAATATTGTCGCTGCCTGCAAAACAGACAGTGACGCAGAGGTTATCGATTGGGACCAGGAAGAGTTTATCTTTAACCGGCTCTTTATCGGACCGATGACTCCGACGGCTCCGGCCGTAGCTTCTATTTATCTTGACCCGGAAGGGCTGATTCAGGGGCCGGTGACTGCTCAGGTTCGCAGTTTCTATGATTCCATCGGACTAGGTCTTGAAGAGGTCGGCAGGGAACCCGAGGACAGTCTCGCCTATGAGCTTGATGCATGCAGACATCTGTTGCTTCTTGGAGTGAATATTCCCGATGCCCTGGAATTGTACCACAATTTTTTACATGAGCATATCGCCTTATGGGTGCCTGATTTTACAGCCAGGGCAATGAAACACTGTAGTGAATCTGTGGCTGTGAGGAAGGTATTGATACTGCTGTCGGAATGGGTAGAAAATGAAATTTGCGTAACTGCGCAGCAAAAGGAGATGGGATGA
- a CDS encoding molybdopterin-dependent oxidoreductase produces MKKEFDKTEEASTCPFNRRGFLKGIAAAGVLASIPAGILRAQAWERIQYEGEYDIFRNACPRNCYDTCSIKSYVRNNVLEFIEGAQESTFTDGALCVKGYAYPRRVYSPDRIKYPMRQIGRGTGNWKRISWDEAMTEIGEKILEMKKKDGSLLGMALDKYSGNFGITHYGVEGMMSSLGYTSRFVGTPCWPAGIDAQNFDMGNMWCNDPEDLVKAKFIIIWGGNPAWNSVHTMKFIYEAQERGAKLVVIDPLLTQTAAKADLYVRVKTSQDGVLALGMARHIVDKGLYNKEFVESYSKGFDDFVEYLKTSVTVEWAAEQSGVPAEAIRQIAEDYAKADPATIWVGYGLQRHVNGGVNVRAIDALAAMTGNVGKEGGGVRYGHLQTWGFNYNAMVQKQPEGSVGYLGKDKIVSEFTAEQEGGAEYADRTININKLAESILTTNDPPIRMLWVACKNPFAQDFDRPKLQKAFGTLEKVIVVDQFFNETVQNADIVLPTTTLFEEYTVNASYWHYWLSINEKAIPEQYEARSDLQIAAMLSKKMNELEAGSCTFPQIMDTKVWMEKEFNDGIYKLFGIRKWQDLRSGPQKAKLTSSAAWHEKKFATPSGKYEFSSDLAAEYGHTRLPEHKSRRKAYDAFRVLTPHTQFGLHSQFVNIDYMEDFNKEPFVYMHPAAARARKISDGDMVKVFNKVGSVTVKAKLTNTVAEDVLLMYEAWFKKANFNVQNLVDDESSDMGTFKTGAPGVAIHDQFADIAKA; encoded by the coding sequence ATGAAAAAGGAATTCGATAAAACAGAAGAAGCAAGCACATGCCCGTTCAACAGACGTGGCTTTCTCAAAGGAATAGCGGCAGCCGGAGTACTCGCGTCAATACCTGCAGGGATTCTACGGGCACAGGCCTGGGAGCGAATACAGTATGAAGGGGAGTATGATATTTTCCGCAATGCCTGCCCAAGGAACTGTTATGATACATGCAGCATAAAGTCATATGTTCGTAATAACGTCTTGGAATTTATCGAGGGAGCCCAGGAATCCACATTTACAGACGGCGCTCTCTGCGTAAAGGGCTATGCCTATCCACGCAGGGTTTACAGCCCTGACAGAATAAAATACCCGATGAGGCAGATCGGCAGGGGTACCGGCAACTGGAAGAGAATCAGCTGGGACGAAGCAATGACCGAAATCGGTGAAAAAATCCTGGAAATGAAAAAAAAGGATGGCTCTCTGCTTGGGATGGCTCTGGATAAATATTCCGGCAATTTCGGTATAACTCACTACGGGGTTGAGGGGATGATGAGTTCTCTCGGCTATACCAGTCGCTTTGTCGGCACGCCATGCTGGCCTGCCGGTATCGATGCCCAGAATTTTGATATGGGCAATATGTGGTGCAACGATCCCGAGGATCTGGTCAAAGCCAAATTCATTATCATCTGGGGCGGCAATCCGGCATGGAATTCGGTTCATACCATGAAATTCATTTATGAGGCACAGGAGAGAGGAGCAAAACTTGTAGTCATTGATCCACTTCTTACCCAGACTGCAGCAAAGGCTGATTTGTATGTGCGGGTAAAGACCTCTCAGGATGGCGTTCTTGCCCTTGGAATGGCACGTCACATCGTTGACAAGGGGCTTTACAATAAAGAGTTTGTCGAGAGCTACAGCAAAGGCTTTGATGATTTTGTAGAGTATCTCAAGACCAGTGTTACCGTGGAATGGGCTGCCGAACAGAGCGGAGTTCCGGCAGAGGCAATCCGCCAAATCGCCGAAGATTACGCCAAAGCGGATCCGGCTACAATCTGGGTAGGATATGGACTGCAGAGGCATGTAAATGGTGGTGTCAATGTGCGGGCCATCGATGCTCTTGCGGCAATGACGGGTAACGTCGGTAAAGAAGGCGGCGGCGTCAGGTACGGCCACCTCCAGACCTGGGGATTCAATTACAACGCGATGGTGCAGAAGCAGCCCGAAGGTTCCGTCGGCTATCTTGGCAAAGATAAGATTGTCAGCGAGTTTACCGCCGAACAGGAAGGCGGAGCAGAGTATGCCGACAGGACCATCAATATCAATAAGCTGGCTGAATCAATCTTAACCACCAATGATCCGCCCATCAGGATGTTGTGGGTTGCCTGCAAAAATCCATTTGCTCAGGATTTCGACAGACCGAAACTGCAAAAGGCCTTTGGTACCCTGGAAAAGGTAATTGTGGTCGATCAGTTTTTCAATGAAACGGTGCAGAATGCCGACATCGTGCTGCCTACAACAACACTTTTTGAGGAGTACACGGTCAATGCATCGTATTGGCACTACTGGCTGAGTATCAACGAAAAGGCGATTCCGGAGCAGTATGAGGCAAGAAGTGACCTGCAGATAGCTGCCATGCTTTCCAAAAAGATGAATGAACTTGAAGCCGGGTCATGTACTTTCCCGCAGATTATGGATACCAAGGTGTGGATGGAGAAAGAGTTTAATGACGGCATCTATAAGCTTTTCGGGATCAGGAAATGGCAGGATCTGCGAAGCGGACCACAAAAAGCAAAGCTCACCTCCAGCGCCGCCTGGCATGAGAAAAAATTTGCAACGCCTTCCGGCAAATATGAGTTCAGCTCGGATCTTGCCGCCGAATATGGTCATACCAGATTACCGGAGCACAAGAGCAGGAGAAAGGCGTACGATGCCTTCAGGGTACTTACCCCGCATACTCAGTTCGGTCTGCACTCGCAGTTTGTAAATATCGATTATATGGAGGATTTCAATAAAGAACCGTTTGTCTATATGCATCCTGCAGCGGCAAGGGCCCGGAAGATCAGCGATGGTGACATGGTGAAGGTATTCAACAAAGTCGGCAGCGTGACCGTGAAGGCCAAACTCACCAACACCGTCGCCGAGGATGTCCTGCTGATGTACGAAGCATGGTTTAAGAAAGCAAACTTCAATGTTCAGAATCTGGTGGATGACGAATCTTCCGATATGGGTACTTTCAAGACCGGTGCTCCGGGCGTGGCCATTCATGATCAGTTCGCAGACATAGCTAAGGCATAG
- a CDS encoding molybdopterin-dependent oxidoreductase, producing MLTGIAKNPDKLLVVIDPRKSETASIADIHLPLHPGTDALLIKAMIAIILKRGWEHTSYLENHVEGFAKIRPWFSGMDIEAAIFVCKLDYDQVVELCRLMTTKRWCMHPDLGIYMGRHSTLNSYLLNILGAICGIFGVRGGNLIPGMVMPLGFHADERNPKTWRTVATNMPPAAGGSFPPAVVPEEIEHQHPERLRTLYVNGCNPLRSYPDTTAYEEAFKKLDLLVVCDIVMSETARYAITFCPAGMHMNPGMGHFSPGRIPRSISRCGNLL from the coding sequence GTGCTCACCGGGATAGCGAAGAATCCTGATAAACTTCTGGTAGTAATCGATCCAAGAAAGAGCGAAACAGCAAGCATTGCCGACATCCACCTGCCCCTGCATCCGGGGACCGACGCCTTGCTGATCAAGGCAATGATCGCCATCATCTTAAAACGTGGCTGGGAGCACACAAGTTACCTGGAAAATCATGTTGAGGGATTTGCCAAGATCCGGCCATGGTTTTCGGGAATGGATATCGAAGCGGCAATTTTCGTTTGTAAACTTGATTACGATCAGGTTGTGGAACTCTGCCGCTTAATGACCACCAAACGCTGGTGCATGCATCCGGATCTGGGGATCTATATGGGTCGCCACAGCACTCTCAATTCGTATCTTTTGAATATTCTCGGTGCCATATGTGGAATATTCGGGGTGCGCGGGGGTAATCTCATTCCCGGCATGGTCATGCCTCTGGGTTTCCACGCCGATGAACGGAATCCCAAAACCTGGCGGACTGTCGCAACAAACATGCCCCCTGCGGCGGGTGGATCCTTTCCGCCGGCGGTGGTGCCTGAAGAGATAGAACATCAGCACCCGGAGCGCCTCAGAACTCTCTATGTCAATGGCTGTAATCCGCTACGTTCATATCCGGACACTACTGCCTACGAAGAGGCTTTCAAAAAACTTGACCTGCTTGTCGTTTGTGACATTGTCATGAGCGAAACCGCGAGATATGCCATTACATTTTGTCCTGCCGGAATGCATATGAATCCTGGGATGGGACATTTTTCTCCTGGACGTATCCCCAGGTCTATTTCCAGATGCGGCAACCTCTTGTAG
- a CDS encoding response regulator: protein MDSLKRILIAEDEANDIILMKIALEELSLEDECEVVQDGQKALDFLYRRGDYTERTAGNPELMLLDLKLPKVSGLEVLQEIRSDRRFDMLAVVIFSSSLDENDKTEALSSGASDFMIKPMGFDDFQKVIKKATSLYLSSRI, encoded by the coding sequence ATGGATAGCCTGAAGCGTATACTAATTGCGGAAGACGAAGCGAATGATATAATCCTGATGAAAATCGCCCTGGAAGAATTATCTCTCGAGGATGAATGCGAGGTGGTGCAGGACGGGCAAAAGGCTCTCGATTTTCTTTATCGCCGTGGCGACTATACCGAGAGAACCGCGGGAAATCCGGAGCTGATGCTTCTTGATCTGAAGCTGCCGAAGGTGAGTGGTCTGGAGGTACTGCAGGAGATAAGATCTGACAGGCGGTTTGACATGCTTGCAGTGGTTATTTTTTCATCTTCTCTTGATGAGAATGACAAAACAGAAGCGCTTTCCTCGGGAGCAAGCGATTTTATGATAAAGCCAATGGGCTTCGATGATTTTCAGAAGGTAATAAAGAAAGCGACCTCACTTTACCTTTCCTCCCGTATCTGA
- a CDS encoding DUF3096 domain-containing protein — MDMNISLTPLVSLIAGILILVVPRLLNYIVAGYLIVIGLIGLFGGAGFHMR; from the coding sequence ATGGATATGAATATTTCACTTACCCCTTTGGTATCGCTTATCGCTGGTATTCTCATTTTGGTTGTCCCCCGCCTGCTCAACTACATCGTTGCAGGATATCTGATTGTTATAGGCCTGATCGGACTGTTCGGCGGCGCCGGTTTTCATATGCGGTAG
- a CDS encoding cation:proton antiporter, with translation MNSTGWFLLVGGLMLAMGLTMPVIKRLPVTSAIVYLAVGLLVGPTGFGLFHFNPLKQSALLEILTEVVVLISLFSAGVKMPVPLTFTRWRRPVFLAFFSMAVTVALVAGFSYYLLGLSLGAAVLLGAIIAPTDPVLATEVQIRHAGDHDRLRFILTSEAGMNDGSAFPFVMLGLGLLGLHDLGDFGQRWIVVDVLWATAAGVAIGVIAGWALAHLATRLRGNRQDPDLLNDFLGLGLIGAVYGLSLWLNAWGFLAVFFAAVALRHTELKLAGAVSGTRQQPQATAPPEGSPQHHVSVASLVFKEHLERLSELVLILLIGGMLFVDSWSWRAFGLALFIFTVARPLSVMIGLIGTRTTWRIRGLVGWFGVRGIGSFYYLMYAIQHGLQEELAIELIHLTLVVVTLSILVHGISVKPTMHKYWRRPSGL, from the coding sequence ATGAATAGTACGGGATGGTTTTTACTGGTAGGCGGTCTGATGCTTGCCATGGGCCTGACGATGCCTGTTATCAAGCGCTTACCGGTCACCTCGGCCATAGTTTATCTGGCGGTGGGACTGCTGGTGGGTCCGACAGGTTTCGGCCTCTTCCACTTCAACCCTCTCAAGCAGTCAGCCCTGCTCGAAATATTAACCGAGGTGGTAGTGCTGATCTCCCTGTTTTCAGCCGGGGTAAAGATGCCGGTGCCGCTCACTTTCACGCGCTGGCGGAGGCCGGTTTTTCTGGCCTTTTTTTCCATGGCTGTCACGGTCGCACTGGTTGCCGGCTTTAGCTATTACCTCCTGGGATTATCGCTGGGCGCGGCAGTGCTGCTCGGAGCTATCATAGCGCCAACCGATCCGGTGCTGGCGACCGAGGTGCAGATACGTCATGCAGGTGACCACGATCGTCTGCGGTTTATCCTGACCAGCGAGGCGGGAATGAACGACGGCAGCGCCTTTCCCTTTGTCATGCTGGGTTTAGGTCTGCTCGGGCTGCATGATTTAGGTGATTTCGGGCAACGCTGGATAGTGGTTGACGTGCTATGGGCGACTGCTGCGGGTGTCGCTATCGGCGTCATTGCCGGTTGGGCGCTTGCCCATTTAGCGACACGCCTGCGCGGCAATCGGCAGGATCCGGATTTACTGAATGACTTTTTGGGTTTGGGATTAATTGGGGCGGTGTACGGTCTAAGCCTGTGGCTCAACGCCTGGGGCTTTCTCGCCGTATTCTTTGCCGCCGTAGCTTTGCGCCACACCGAGCTTAAACTTGCCGGAGCCGTCTCGGGAACTCGGCAGCAGCCTCAGGCCACCGCGCCACCAGAAGGTTCCCCACAACATCATGTCAGTGTAGCCTCTCTGGTTTTCAAAGAGCATCTTGAGAGGTTGTCTGAACTCGTTCTGATCCTGCTCATCGGCGGCATGCTCTTCGTCGATTCGTGGAGTTGGCGTGCATTTGGCCTTGCGCTCTTCATATTTACCGTTGCACGCCCCTTAAGCGTAATGATTGGTCTGATCGGCACCCGCACAACCTGGCGTATTCGCGGTTTAGTCGGCTGGTTCGGAGTACGCGGTATCGGTTCGTTCTATTATCTGATGTATGCCATCCAGCACGGATTGCAGGAAGAACTGGCTATAGAATTGATCCATCTGACACTGGTTGTGGTGACGCTTTCCATACTGGTCCACGGGATCAGTGTTAAGCCGACCATGCATAAATACTGGCGACGCCCCTCAGGTCTATGA